Proteins co-encoded in one Micrococcales bacterium genomic window:
- a CDS encoding toll/interleukin-1 receptor domain-containing protein encodes MRPLVFISHASPDAMLAAHLVQALETAGLRCWIAPRDIAGGSDYAAEIMGAIRRSQVMVVVVSDNANASQHVKREVERAVSKGLALVPFRIADISPSDTLEYFLSCQHWLHALPPPSRPTSLRSWMPLRRS; translated from the coding sequence ATGCGGCCGCTGGTTTTCATAAGTCATGCCTCGCCAGACGCGATGCTGGCGGCTCACCTTGTCCAAGCACTGGAAACGGCCGGGCTCAGGTGCTGGATTGCGCCGCGGGACATTGCAGGTGGATCTGACTATGCCGCCGAGATCATGGGTGCCATACGGCGATCGCAAGTGATGGTCGTGGTCGTCTCGGACAATGCGAATGCATCACAGCATGTGAAACGCGAGGTAGAGCGGGCTGTGAGCAAGGGTCTGGCGCTAGTGCCATTCCGGATCGCCGACATATCGCCATCGGATACTCTCGAGTACTTCCTGAGTTGTCAGCATTGGCTGCACGCACTACCTCCCCCGTCGAGGCCCACCTCGCTGCGGTCGTGGATGCCGTTGAGGCGCTCATGA
- a CDS encoding tetratricopeptide repeat protein yields MMLRLLERQSVSVTGTDEDALRKILDAADGLPLAIVISAAWLADMPPQSFLRSWTRSRSAMQELPGVPSPDRFSSVHVSVGLSIQSLEEAQVDLLRVLSLLPAGAAMETLDLIPTDSGPVAVRSAELVRRSLVERDGTGLRMLAPIREFVLVQMPATRKAEITAAVIRAHTDFLREALVQAYAGHGADVWSTVDRALRNVAPLVDQGLETHCPGPAMVDLVVSASLAFRATGRINDGVASLDKVSSVVIDDGSLFGILMEEKGHLQRAAARLDEALESYGLALETWDALGARSRQAVCYLRLGDVLRVLGQYPDAEDAYRLGAEAHELAGCTPLERGDAIECMGDLARMRGAWDVAERLYVRAQELFASVGNGLVGMTNTSHSLGETWLACDQHERAEIEYEDALRISRDIGDAQGEANATLGLAKVSALEGRYVEAG; encoded by the coding sequence ATGATGCTCCGACTGCTTGAGCGTCAGTCCGTCTCAGTGACTGGCACGGACGAGGACGCGCTGCGCAAGATCCTCGACGCCGCCGATGGGCTTCCACTCGCAATCGTGATATCAGCGGCCTGGCTAGCCGATATGCCACCGCAATCCTTCCTCCGCAGTTGGACTAGATCCCGCAGTGCGATGCAGGAGCTCCCGGGAGTGCCTTCGCCAGATCGTTTCTCGAGCGTGCATGTCTCCGTCGGCCTGTCCATCCAGTCATTGGAGGAAGCGCAGGTCGACCTGTTGCGTGTTCTGTCCTTGCTCCCAGCCGGCGCCGCAATGGAGACCCTGGATCTGATACCCACTGACTCCGGTCCAGTCGCGGTGCGTTCGGCTGAGTTGGTCAGAAGATCCCTCGTCGAGCGAGATGGAACCGGCCTTCGGATGCTGGCACCAATCAGGGAGTTCGTTCTTGTCCAGATGCCGGCCACGCGGAAGGCGGAGATCACTGCAGCCGTGATTCGGGCGCACACGGACTTCCTTCGAGAGGCGCTTGTCCAGGCCTACGCCGGACACGGCGCTGACGTCTGGTCGACAGTGGACAGGGCCCTGCGCAACGTGGCCCCATTGGTGGACCAGGGGCTCGAGACCCACTGCCCCGGTCCGGCGATGGTCGACCTCGTGGTGTCTGCGAGTTTGGCATTTCGTGCGACGGGCCGGATCAACGACGGAGTGGCAAGCCTTGACAAGGTGTCTTCGGTCGTGATCGATGATGGCTCCCTGTTCGGGATCTTGATGGAAGAGAAGGGGCACCTGCAGAGAGCGGCAGCACGACTCGATGAGGCCCTGGAGTCATACGGCTTGGCTCTCGAGACGTGGGATGCGCTAGGAGCGAGGTCGCGACAGGCCGTGTGCTACCTCAGATTGGGTGACGTACTCAGAGTCCTGGGCCAGTACCCGGATGCCGAAGACGCTTATCGCCTTGGCGCGGAAGCCCACGAACTGGCTGGATGCACGCCGCTGGAGAGGGGCGATGCCATCGAGTGCATGGGCGACCTGGCCAGGATGCGAGGTGCTTGGGACGTCGCCGAGCGACTCTACGTACGGGCGCAAGAACTCTTCGCCTCCGTTGGGAATGGTTTGGTGGGGATGACCAACACGTCGCACAGTCTTGGCGAGACCTGGCTGGCCTGTGATCAACATGAGCGTGCCGAGATTGAGTATGAAGATGCGCTACGCATCAGCCGGGACATCGGGGATGCTCAGGGAGAGGCCAACGCGACTCTTGGGCTCGCCAAGGTTAGCGCCCTTGAAGGGCGCTATGTCGAGGCGGGATGA
- a CDS encoding dihydrodipicolinate synthase family protein, with amino-acid sequence MISSLVVALVTPFNSRGVVDWGALGEYLEFLSERRVRDVLVGGTTGEFASLTLDERRHLLEFCRSRWSGALIAHVGSSCLTDAVALSDHAQDHADVIAAMPPYFFAHPPEAGVLEYFRALGHRSVRPLLLYNFPMHTQARISAEMVEVLARDLPNLLGMKDSDKDHALSKRYKSGNSALRVFLGDDSAAAMYAILAVTAL; translated from the coding sequence GTGATCTCCTCATTGGTGGTCGCGCTTGTCACGCCCTTCAACAGTCGTGGGGTTGTCGACTGGGGCGCGTTGGGCGAGTACCTTGAGTTCCTGTCCGAAAGGCGTGTGCGCGACGTCCTCGTTGGCGGCACCACGGGTGAGTTCGCCAGCCTCACATTGGATGAGCGCCGCCACCTCCTCGAGTTCTGTCGATCCCGTTGGAGTGGTGCTCTCATTGCCCACGTCGGATCGAGTTGCCTCACCGACGCCGTGGCTCTTAGCGACCATGCTCAGGACCACGCGGACGTCATCGCGGCCATGCCACCCTACTTCTTCGCCCACCCGCCCGAGGCTGGCGTGCTCGAGTACTTTCGCGCCCTGGGACACCGTTCAGTCAGACCTCTGCTCCTGTACAACTTCCCCATGCACACGCAGGCTCGGATCTCGGCGGAGATGGTCGAAGTTCTGGCACGCGACCTCCCGAATCTGCTGGGGATGAAGGACTCTGACAAGGATCACGCGCTGTCTAAGCGCTACAAGTCCGGGAACTCGGCCCTGCGCGTCTTCTTGGGCGATGATTCAGCGGCGGCAATGTACGCGATTCTGGCTGTGACGGCGTTGTGA